A genomic segment from Asterias amurensis chromosome 6, ASM3211899v1 encodes:
- the LOC139938150 gene encoding perlucin-like protein codes for MRVFQVLSLLLWIYCGRIFAEICPLDWHRYGESCYFIITDMMDWYQANRTCVESRGNLAVPNSQSEQDYIWELFLNEFDQKPDTSLWFGCNDIEEEGNWQHCPLKGENNGYENWAIGEPNNIPESDCVKMWYTRNGLWDDTQCSREDEYAVCEQHVKTPSVPTTLPDINGRLTPQCLLHHAMRELMGNGVVSCGKSCRSHPLCYSFNLLELDCPPSNNTS; via the coding sequence ATGCGTGTATTTCAAGTGTTAAGTCTTCTTCTTTGGATTTACTGTGGTCGCATTTTCGCTGAAATATGCCCCCTTGATTGGCACCGATACGGCGAGTCGTGTTACTTCATTATAACTGACATGATGGATTGGTACCAAGCAAATCGAACTTGTGTCGAGTCACGAGGAAACCTGGCTGTCCCAAACTCACAATCCGAACAAGATTACATATGGGAACTATTTCTGAATGAGTTTGATCAGAAACCTGACACCAGTCTCTGGTTTGGTTGCAATGACATCGAGGAGGAGGGAAACTGGCAGCACTGTCCGTTGAAGGGTGAGAACAATGGATATGAAAATTGGGCGATTGGAGAACCAAACAATATACCTGAATcagattgtgtcaaaatgtggTATACTCGTAATGGTCTATGGGACGATACTCAATGCAGTCGCGAAGACGAGTACGCAGTCTGTGAGCAACATGTGAAGACCCCATCGGTACCCACTACGCTGCCCGACATTAACGGCCGCCTCACTCCTCAGTGCCTGCTACACCACGCCATGAGGGAGCTAATGGGCAATGGTGTTGTGTCGTGCGGTAAGTCTTGCCGATCACACCCTCTATGTTACTCCTTCAATCTGCTGGAATTAGATTGCCCGCCTAGTAACAACACTTCTTAG